A single Oncorhynchus nerka isolate Pitt River linkage group LG10, Oner_Uvic_2.0, whole genome shotgun sequence DNA region contains:
- the rad51d gene encoding DNA repair protein RAD51 homolog 4 gives MVVLRDGMCPGLSEELVVALRAADITTVEDLVSSDTEDLAQKCSVSYKALLAIRRVLLAQHTAFPVSGADLYEDLLSSTAILSTGNPSLDKLLDSGLYTGELTELAGGPGSGKSQVCFGVAVNISYQLKQRVIYVDSTGGLSASRLLQMLQAKSCNIEEQMEALQRIQVFPVFDIFSLLGCLHHFRCVGLQQASAGGGSVKAVIVDSVSAVISPILGGKQNEGMSMMMQVAGLLKTIAKDFNVAVLVTNTVTRDGNGQLKAGLGQTWSHVPRIRILLQRLERPGSTCSSVRTATLAKSSRQPCHLKEEFDLQCWGRSEGQLYGMSGKRKLENTEPS, from the exons ATGGTTGTTCTCAGAGATGGCATGTGTCCTGGATTGAGTGAAGAATTGGTTGTGGCTTTACGAGCAGCAGACATTACAACAG TGGAAGATCTGGTGTCATCAGATACAGAAGACCTTGCTCAAAAATGTTCCGTGTCCTATAAG GCCCTGCTGGCTATACGCAGAGTGCTCCTTGCCCAGCACACAGCATTCCCTGTATCAGGTGCTGATCTATATGAAGACCTGCTGAGTTCAACAGCCATCCTCTCCACAGGCAATCCTAG TCTAGATAAGCTTCTAGACTCTGGCTTGTACACAGGAGAGCTCACAGAGTTGGCAGGAGGCCCTGGAAGTGGAAAATCCCAG GTGTGTTTTGGTGTTGCAGTGAATATATCTTACCAACTGAAGCAGAGAGTCATATATGTTGACTCAACAGGAGGACTGTCGGCAAGTCGCTTGCTTCAGATGCTCCAAGCGAAGTCGTGCAATATAGAAGAACAG ATGGAGGCTCTTCAGAGAATCCAGGTCTTTCCAGTGTTTGACATTTTCTCGTTACTCGGCTGTCTACATCATTTTCGATGCGTTGGACTTCAGCAG GCATCTGCGGGAGGTGGCTCAGTCAAAGCTGTAATTGTGGATTCAGTGTCAGCTGTTATTTCTCCCATACTGGGAGGCAAACAAAATGAAG GCATGTCCATGATGATGCAAGTGGCAGGGCTGTTGAAGACAATCGCCAAAGACTTCAATGTAGCCGTTCTG GTGACAAACACTGTGACCAGAGACGGCAATGGGCAGCTGAAAGCCGGACTGGGCCAAACGTGGAGTCACGTACCTAGAATTCGGATTCTACTGCAACGGCTCGAGAGGCCGGGATCCACTTGTTCTAGCGTACGCACTGCCACTTTGGCGAAGTCCTCAAGACAG CCTTGTCATCTGAAAGAAGAGTTTGACTTGCAGTGCTGGGGCAGGTCTGAAGGACAGCTGTATGGAATGTCAGGAAAGAGGAAGCTGGAGAACACTGAGCCCAGCTAG